The following coding sequences lie in one Chelatococcus sp. YT9 genomic window:
- a CDS encoding long-chain-fatty-acid--CoA ligase — translation MDLSDLIDRNAAFTPDKAAIRFEGATFTYRDLSQRIAATARALKSHLGVGRGDRVAILAANHPDYLVLLYACARLGAMLVPINWRLALPEQLFILTDASVKALFVEESYAAVVAPLAEAAPETRVVGLEFAPPDAISFDDLLAVGMGDGRSPHIDFSCPLLIVYTSGTTGRPKGAVLRQEALVWNAAMSQHMHGLTSDDHILTVLPFFHVGGLNIQTTPALQLGATVTVHRRFAPDATLAAIATDRPTHTVLVPTTIQAVVEHPDWGTTDLSSLRALSTGSVNVPQPLIDAVAARGIPVLQVYGSTETCPIAVYTRLGGEARGTSTGLPGLHCEARIVNERGEEVPYGTAGEVVVRGPSVFFEYWGNEAATAEALKNGWYYTGDIGTRDADGYFHIHDRKKNVIISGGENIYPAELERVLGEHAAVAEVAVIGRPDPRWQEVPVAYVVIRRDCAVEADALIAHARDNLARFKVPREVVFVESLPRNAMGKVQHFVLKQQLA, via the coding sequence ATGGATCTGTCCGATCTCATCGACCGCAACGCGGCCTTCACGCCGGATAAGGCGGCGATCCGCTTCGAGGGCGCGACGTTCACCTATCGTGATCTGTCGCAGCGCATCGCCGCGACGGCGCGCGCCCTGAAGTCGCATCTCGGTGTGGGGCGCGGCGACCGGGTGGCGATCCTCGCCGCCAACCATCCCGACTATCTCGTGCTGCTCTACGCCTGCGCGCGGCTCGGCGCCATGCTGGTGCCGATCAACTGGCGGCTCGCCCTGCCGGAGCAGCTCTTCATCCTCACCGATGCCTCGGTGAAGGCGCTGTTTGTCGAGGAGAGCTATGCCGCCGTGGTCGCGCCGCTGGCCGAGGCCGCGCCGGAGACGCGCGTCGTCGGCCTGGAATTCGCCCCACCGGATGCGATCTCCTTCGATGATCTCCTGGCAGTGGGCATGGGCGACGGGCGCAGTCCCCATATCGATTTTTCCTGTCCGCTGCTGATCGTCTACACGTCGGGTACGACAGGGCGGCCCAAGGGCGCGGTGCTGCGGCAGGAGGCTCTGGTCTGGAACGCCGCCATGAGCCAGCACATGCATGGTCTGACGAGCGACGACCATATTCTGACTGTCCTGCCGTTCTTCCACGTGGGCGGCTTGAACATCCAGACGACACCGGCGCTGCAGCTGGGCGCGACCGTCACTGTCCACCGGCGGTTCGCCCCGGACGCGACGCTCGCGGCGATCGCTACGGACCGGCCGACCCATACGGTGCTCGTACCCACCACCATCCAGGCAGTCGTCGAACATCCCGATTGGGGGACGACGGATCTTTCCAGCCTGCGGGCGCTGTCCACAGGCTCCGTCAATGTGCCTCAGCCCCTGATCGACGCGGTCGCCGCGCGCGGCATCCCTGTGCTGCAGGTCTATGGTTCCACCGAGACCTGCCCGATCGCCGTCTACACGCGTCTCGGCGGCGAGGCGCGGGGCACCTCAACCGGCCTGCCGGGCCTCCATTGCGAGGCGCGCATCGTCAACGAGAGAGGAGAGGAGGTGCCCTACGGCACCGCCGGCGAGGTCGTCGTGCGCGGACCGAGCGTCTTCTTCGAGTACTGGGGGAACGAGGCCGCCACGGCTGAGGCCCTGAAGAATGGCTGGTATTACACCGGCGACATCGGCACGCGCGATGCGGACGGCTATTTCCACATCCATGACCGCAAGAAGAACGTCATCATTTCGGGTGGCGAGAACATCTATCCGGCCGAATTGGAGCGCGTTCTCGGTGAACATGCGGCAGTCGCGGAAGTCGCGGTGATCGGCCGGCCCGACCCGAGGTGGCAGGAAGTGCCTGTCGCCTATGTAGTCATCCGCCGCGACTGCGCTGTCGAAGCCGATGCGCTCATCGCCCATGCCCGCGATAATCTGGCCCGCTTCAAGGTGCCGCGCGAGGTCGTCTTCGTCGAGAGCCTACCGCGCAATGCCATGGGCAAGGTTCAGCATTTCGTTCTCAAACAACAATTAGCGTGA
- a CDS encoding NAD/NADP-dependent octopine/nopaline dehydrogenase family protein, giving the protein MKIAVLGGGNGSFAAAGDFALAGHDVRLWRRDGEAVKAHNAAGRVIAIKDFAGRHEAPIGLVTDDIAAAVEGAELIVCPAPATAQPDIARRLAPHLAEGQVVFLPPGTFGSMIFAKAAHDAGNRADVAFAETGTLPWLTRKHGPFEVAITVRAKRLPTGVFPLTRKAHALHVIGQAFPGVIEDCGDALSGALMNAGPIIHPPLITMNAGPLEHFPSWDIHKEGTQPAIRRVTDALDAERIAIREALGYGGPHFPLAHHYAREGEEWMYGRGSHDRLTDSGDWRENIILTEHRYMVEDTRIGLSFFRSVAALAGVATPLMQAFAAIGGAVCGEDFMETGRTLRSVGFGDYDRASLQALLRDGFQ; this is encoded by the coding sequence ATGAAGATTGCCGTTCTTGGCGGAGGCAACGGCTCGTTCGCGGCAGCCGGGGATTTCGCGCTCGCGGGCCATGATGTCCGGCTTTGGCGGCGCGACGGAGAGGCCGTGAAGGCGCATAACGCGGCCGGCCGCGTCATCGCCATCAAGGATTTCGCAGGTCGCCACGAAGCGCCGATCGGCCTCGTCACGGATGATATCGCGGCGGCCGTTGAAGGGGCCGAGCTCATCGTCTGCCCGGCGCCCGCGACCGCCCAGCCCGATATCGCCCGCCGGCTTGCGCCGCATCTCGCCGAGGGCCAGGTCGTGTTCCTGCCGCCCGGCACGTTCGGCTCGATGATCTTCGCCAAGGCCGCCCATGATGCCGGCAATCGGGCCGATGTGGCCTTCGCCGAGACCGGCACGCTGCCGTGGCTGACGCGCAAGCACGGCCCCTTCGAGGTGGCGATCACGGTGCGCGCGAAGCGGCTGCCGACAGGCGTCTTCCCATTGACGCGGAAAGCTCATGCCCTCCACGTCATTGGGCAGGCGTTCCCCGGCGTGATCGAGGACTGCGGCGATGCCCTCTCCGGCGCGCTGATGAATGCAGGACCGATCATCCACCCGCCGCTCATCACCATGAACGCGGGGCCGCTGGAGCATTTTCCAAGCTGGGATATTCATAAGGAAGGCACGCAGCCGGCAATCCGCCGCGTCACCGATGCGCTCGATGCGGAGCGCATCGCCATCCGCGAGGCCCTGGGCTACGGCGGGCCGCATTTCCCGCTCGCCCATCACTACGCCCGCGAGGGCGAGGAATGGATGTACGGGCGCGGCTCCCATGACCGGCTCACCGATTCCGGCGATTGGCGCGAAAACATCATCCTCACGGAACATCGCTACATGGTCGAGGATACGCGCATCGGCCTGTCCTTCTTTCGCTCGGTCGCGGCGCTCGCCGGCGTCGCGACGCCCCTGATGCAGGCTTTCGCGGCGATCGGCGGGGCGGTCTGCGGCGAGGATTTCATGGAGACCGGCCGCACATTGCGCAGCGTGGGTTTCGGCGATTATGACCGCGCGTCGTTGCAGGCCCTTTTGCGGGACGGCTTCCAATGA